The following proteins are co-located in the Solea senegalensis isolate Sse05_10M linkage group LG12, IFAPA_SoseM_1, whole genome shotgun sequence genome:
- the f8 gene encoding coagulation factor VIII yields MTATRVLLMMMMMVMVVVVMMMMPLCSSADEDPQYSATVREYFVAAVEIGWDYIHLEDAEPPSAEQRRSRSRDITQKYIKAVYREYTDSTYTVPKPRPAWTGIQGPVIVAQAGDRVVVHFKNLASQSYSISPVGVTYWKQSEGAGYDDSTAGQEKEDDAVSPGGYFEYVWDISPKDGPTSSDPDCLTYSYSSQVDTVRDVNSGLIGALLICKSSALTDEGKRRSPAFVLFFAVFDETKSWYGELGERMSREKFKRSNNRKKYHTINGYINSTLPGLTMCQGRNHVFWHLIGVGSAPEIHSIQFQDHSLQVLTHRKVTMEVTPMTFITAEMRPATIGRFLISCQIHSHRHDGMNALFTVEKCPEVVAVPGPDLRNVKHSELGDYGEDYSEEYSEHLFNTISFQPRKPQVQVRSSRGQDSKTWEHFIAAEEVTWDYAPHLKPTDSDLKSRYFPASPHHLGYKYKKVVYVEYTDASFTVRKSPAKNLLGPLLKGKVNDQFHITFRNLASRPFNIYPNGLTKISPLQRSTNDAEQDLRSMGVPPNGTFGYIWRLTTDDGPLQGDPQCLTQLYQSTVSPERDLVSGLVGTLLICKYDAIDRRGRLVGPDKEWSLTFAVFDENRSWYFNENMQKYNQNSSNLNDPEFYNSNVIYSVNGIMFSGRQFVMCQTDVTFWHVASVGTQSDFLSVYFTGNLFQYQGLYQSVLTLFPMTGMTVPMETELSGEWEISAFDGSLKSRGMSIQYTVRPCDNAELPLVDRDGSEEDLSDYIDQISLRPRSRRPQNDTVLVQLRRVTGSSEDEETPNNVSEGGIPQDILEAIERNGQRIVSKNKTDSGERRGGRQRRQVEGNCTHGDITSGASEDGAAGIEMGGEKMENWTDASAEVKSEEWSETSSDTTESMETSEESNEILLNSDGKTVSPVEPGASEERVESFVWKNHIQTEPGRKYNYTTENNNRTQTDLSLEYDYDYSSQMNTTSDMFSSDYLDPRSGGNIYRTFYIAAEEIAWDYGIKKPHQLIKPREMRRGMRKFLPQYKKVVFRGYRDEDFLHPVHIGELQEHLGIMGPFIRAEINDLVTVIFKNKASRPYSFHLHGVYDRSQGAGIAQTYASSAPPGVPGEPVAPGEARTYNWRITRKQGPTDIEFACKTGAYYSTVDKERDLHSGLIGPLVVCKPGTLRTRQNTQPDIQEFSLLFHTFDETKSWYLEENLQKHCVPPCQVNTEDPWYHTSNKFAAINGYVAETLPGLLVAQHQQVRWHLLNVGSDGEYHAVHFHGLPFTVRTDEEHRLGVYNLFPGVFGTVEMRPPTVGTWLVECTVGDYQMAGMRAKLLVYNPRCVLPLGMKSGRIEDFQITASDYIDSWEPRLARLDLTGYINAWMGRNKMSWLQVDLQRPTLLHGVQTQGVRSKLRDHYITFFTVAYSLDLDNWMIYRGNSTRQNKVFHGNMDSSRVKINHFVPPFVARYVRIEPFSFVQKPALRLELLGCDLNSCSIPLGLQRGIPDSSFSASSFQSSLLRKWSPYLARLHQEGGANAWRPKHDNPHEWLQVDLGKVRRITGVITQGATSLLTQMMVTEFSVAVSHDEVSWSSVLEDNSQREQIFTGNNDPDEEAVAVFDPPLFGRYLRIHPRGWINSIALRLEILGCDTQQVF; encoded by the exons GAGATCAAGATCCAGAGACATtacacaaaaatacatcaaGGCAGTTTACAGGGAGTATACAGATTCTACATACACTGTCCCCAAGCCAAGACCAGCATGGACAG GTATTCAAGGTCCGGTGATCGTTGCCCAGGCTGGTGATCGGGTGGTGGTCCACTTCAAAAACCTTGCCTCTCAGTCCTACAGTATCAGCCCTGTTGGAGTCACATACTGGAAACAGTCTGAAG GAGCTGGGTACGATGACTCTACAGCGGGTCAGGAGAAGGAGGATGATGCCGTCTCTCCAGGAGGATACTTTGAATATGTGTGGGACATCAGTCCCAAAGATGGACCCACCAGCAGCGACCCTGACTGCCTCACTTACTCATACTCCTCCCAGGTGGACACAGTCAGAGACGTCAACTCGGGACTCATCGGTGCCTTGCTCATCTGCAAATCCA GTGCCCTCACAGACGAAGGCAAGAGGAGAAGCCCAGCATTTGTCCTGTTTTTTGCAGTATTTGACGAGACCAAGAGCTGGTATGGAGAGTTAGGAGAGAGGATGAGCCGAGAGAAGTTCAAGAGGAGCAATAACAGGAAGAAATACCACACCATCAATGGATATATTAACTCTACGTTACCTG GTTTGACAATGTGTCAAGGCCGCAATCATGTGTTTTGGCATTTGATTGGCGTAGGCTCAGCGCCTGAAATCCACTCCATTCAGTTCCAGGATCACTCTCTGCAg gtGTTGACTCATCGTAAGGTCACCATGGAGGTGACCCCCATGACCTTTATCACAGCGGAAATGAGACCTGCTACGATCGGACGCTTCCTCATCAGCTGTCAGATCCATTCACATCGCCACG ATGGTATGAACGCGTTGTTCACGGTGGAGAAATGCCCCGAAGTCGTCGCCGTGCCGGGACCAGATCTGCGTAACGTCAAACACAGTGAATTGGGCGACTATGGTGAAGACTACAGTGAGGAATATTCCGAGCATTTGTTCAATACTATAAGCTTTCAGCCTAGGAAACCTCAAGTGCAGGTGAGATCCAGCAGAGGACAGGACTCAAAAACCTGGGAGCATTTTATTGCTGCTGAGGAAGTCACATGGGACTACGCACCTCACCTCAAACCCACAGACAG TGATTTGAAGTCCAGATATTTCCCTGCGTCGCCCCATCACCTGGGTTACAAGTACAAAAAGGTTGTGTATGTAGAATACACGGATGCATCGTTCACTGTGAGGAAAAGCCCTGCCAAGAACTTACTGGGTCCACTTCTGAAAGGAAAAGTCAATGATCAGTTCCAC ATCACTTTTAGAAACCTGGCCAGTCGACCCTTTAATATTTACCCCAATGGCCTGACCAAGATCTCCCCACTCCAGCGAAGCACAAATG ATGCAGAGCAGGACTTGCGCTCCATGGGCGTGCCCCCGAACGGGACGTTTGGCTACATTTGGAGGCTAACAACAGATGATGGGCCCCTGCAGGGAGACCCCCAGTGTCTCACCCAGCTGTATCAGAGCACTGTCTCACCAGAGAGGGACTTGGTATCGGGACTGGTGGGCACGCTGCTCATCTGCAAGTATGATGCCATCGACAGAAGAGGACGCCTG GTGGGCCCAGATAAAGAGTGGAGTTTGACTTTCGCTGTCTTTGATGAGAACCGAAGTTGGTACttcaatgaaaacatgcagaagtaCAACCAGAACTCCTCAAACCTCAACGACCCGGAATTCTACAACTCCAATGTCATTTACA GTGTGAATGGCATCATGTTCAGCGGGCGTCAGTTCGTGATGTGTCAGACTGATGTCACATTCTGGCATGTGGCCAGTGTGGGAACCCAGAGTGACTTCCTTTCTGTTTACTTTACGGGAAACCTGTTTCAGTACCAAGGCCTTTACCAGTCAGTTCTCACCCTGTTCCCCATGACTGGCATGACTGTTCCCATGGAGACAGAGTTGTCAG gTGAGTGGGAGATCAGTGCCTTTGACGGCAGCCTCAAAAGCCGCGGCATGAGCATCCAGTACACCGTCCGTCCCTGTGACAATGCAGAGCTCCCGCTAGTCGATCGAGACGGAAGTGAAGAGGATCTCTCTGACTACATCGATCAGATCAGTCTACGGCCCAGAAGCAGAAGACCTCAGAATGATACTGTTTTGGTTCAGCTGAGGAGAGTCACAGGATCATCAGAAGACGAAGAAACCCCAAACAATGTGTCAGAGGGAGGAATCCCTCAGGATATCCTGGAGGCCATCGAGAGGAATGGGCAGCGGATAGTTAGCAAGAACAAGACTGACAGTGGAGAAAGGAGAGGCGgcagacagagaagacaagTCGAGGGAAACTGTACACATGGAGACATCACCTCGGGAGCCTcggaagatggagctgctgggatAGAGATGGGTGGAGAGAAAATGGAAAACTGGACTGACGCTAGTGCCGAGGTAAAGTCTGAGGAATGGAGTGAAACGTCAAGTGATACGACAGAGTCAATGGAGACGTCGGAAGAAAGCAATGAGATCTTATTGAACAGTGATGGAAAGACAGTGTCACCGGTGGAGCCGGGTGCTTCGGAAGAAAGGGTTGAAAGCTTTGTGTGGAAAAATCACATCCAGACTGAACCTGGCCGGAAATACAACTAcaccactgaaaacaacaacagaacacaaacGGATCTGTCCCTGGAGTACGACTATGACTACAGCAGTCAG ATGAACACCACATCAGATATGTTTTCCTCAGATTACCTGGACCCACGCTCAGGAGGCAATATATACCGCACTTTCTACATCGCTGCAGAGGAGATCGCGTGGGACTACGGCATCAAAAAACCACATCAGCTCATCAAACCCAG AGAGATGCGTCGAGGGATGAGGAAGTTCCTGCCACAGTATAAGAAGGTGGTGTTCAGAGGCTACAGAGATGAAGACTTCCTCCATCCCGTACACATAGGAGAGCTTCAGGAACACCTGGGAATCATGGGACCGTTCATCAGAGCTGAGATTAACGACCTTGTGACA GTGATCTTCAAAAACAAGGCATCCAGGCCGTACTCGTTTCACCTGCACGGAGTCTATGACCGCAGCCAAGGGGCCGGCATAGCTCAAACCTATGCCTCCTCTGCACCACCGGGTGTTCCAGGAGAGCCTGTGGCTCCTGGGGAGGCACGGACCTACAACTGGAGGATAACCAGGAAACAAGGACCCACTGACATTGAATTTGCCTGCAAGACCGGAGCTTACTATTCCACTGTTGACAAG GAGAGGGACCTTCACTCAGGTCTGATCGGTCCACTGGTCGTCTGTAAGCCCGGCACCCTTCGGACTCGTCAGAACACTCAGCCAGACATCCAGGAGTTTTCCCTGCTCTTCCACACCTTTGATGAAACTAAAAGCTGGTACCTGGAAGAGAATCTACAGAAGCACTGTGTGCCGCCGTGTCAGGTCAACACTGAGGATCCCTGGTATCACACCAGCAACAAGTTTGCAG CAATCAATGGTTATGTGGCTGAGACACTACCCGGTCTGTTGGTCGCCCAGCACCAGCAGGTGAGGTGGCACTTGTTGAATGTAGGAAGTGACGGCGAGTACCACGCCGTGCACTTCCACGGTTTGCCGTTCACCGTTCGCACTGACGAGGAACACCGGCTGGGGGTCTACAACCTTTTCCCTG GAGTGTTTGGCACAGTAGAGATGAGACCCCCTACAGTGGGCACTTGGTTGGTGGAGTGCACTGTTGGAGATTACCAGATGGCCGGCATGAGGGCTAAACTACTGGTGTATAATCCAC GATGTGTGTTGCCTCTGGGCATGAAATCGGGAAGAATTGAGGATTTCCAGATCACGGCATCAGATTACATCG ATAGCTGGGAGCCTCGGCTGGCGAGGCTGGATCTGACCGGTTACATCAACGCCTGGATGGGCAGAAACAAGATGTCATGGCTACAG GTGGACCTCCAGAGGCCAACCCTGCTGCATGGTGTGCAGACACAGGGAGTCAGGTCAAAGCTGAGGGACCACTACATCACATTCTTCACTGTCGCCTACAGTCTGGACCTGGATAACTGGATGATTTACAGAGGAAACAGCACCCGGCAGAACAAG GTATTTCACGGCAACATGGACAGTAGCAGGGTGAAAATCAACCACTTCGTTCCGCCGTTTGTGGCTCGCTACGTCAGGATTGAGCCGTTCAGCTTTGTGCAAAAGCCTGCTCTCCGACTGGAGCTGCTGGGCTGCGATCTCAACA GCTGCTCCATCCCTCTTGGACTCCAGAGGGGGATTCCTGACAGTAGCTTTAGTGCTTCCTCATTTCAATCGTCTCTGCTGCGTAAGTGGAGCCCCTACCTGGCCCGGCTGCATCAGGAAGGAGGAGCCAATGCCTGGAGGCCAAAG CACGACAACCCACACGAGTGGCTGCAGGTTGACTTGGGTAAAGTGAGACGCATCACTGGAGTCATAACACAAGGAGCTACGTCACTGTTGACCCAAATGATGGTGACAGAGTTCTCTGTCGCCGTCAGTCACGATGAAGTCTCCTGGAGCAGCGTGTTGGAGGACAACTCCCAGAGAGAACAG ATCTTCACAGGAAACAACGACCCGGACGAGGAAGCTGTCGCTGTTTTTGATCCTCCCTTATTCGGCCGTTACCTCCGCATCCACCCGCGGGGCTGGATCAACAGCATCGCCCTGCGTCTGGAGATCCTGGGCTGTGACACGCAGCAGGTGTTCTAA